From the genome of Nicotiana sylvestris chromosome 1, ASM39365v2, whole genome shotgun sequence:
ctctacggccaagggccatcacaaaaaaaaaaaagagttcgacctcgctcgaactgcaacgggctaatatttcgactaGCTCGAAATAATACCTCTATGACCATCGCCAAAAAataagagtttgacctcgttcgaactgcaacgggttaatatttcgaccagCTCAAAATAATACATCTACGGCCAAGgtccatcgccaaaaaagaagagcttgaccttgttcgaattgcaacgggttaatattttgaccagctcaaaataacacctcTACGGCTAAGGGCCATCTCCaaaaatgaagagttcgacctcattcgagcCTAATAATGTCTTTGCAGCTATCGGCCGTCGTCGTGCCTTTTTCCTTCTACTTATTAAAAATTGATTTCGCTACAAActccaagttcgacctcgctcggaTACGTATATAAAAAGATGACTTTGTAGCTATTTATGACGGTTTGATCCCACGCGAACTACTCAAGTCAAGACTAACTTCATCTAAAACAACGAAATTATATCAACTCATTTGAGTCAAAGGCGAATCTACTTAAAGCAATAAGTCACCAAGTCAATTCCGCCCCAAATAGGCGAATTAAATGAGACTCCATTCGGAGTCACGATGAAGTCCCACTCAGTCTGGTTAAAATTGATTTCCTTGAAAAATCAGGAATCCACCATGCGAAGATCCGAACATTTACGCCAGAGTTGTAAAGCAAAAGGGGAAGATATACAAAAGACATACAACGATGAAAGCTCCTTTATTTAAAACAGTTGTGCAAATAGCCACAGGTTATACACGGCTAAAACCAGTCCAgtactaaataaaataaaataaagaagaaaaagacaacaaccataaacaagaaaaaacaacaaagatAACTTTTTTACTTGGTGCCATCACCGCCGCCCTCCTCATTGCCGTCTCCAGGAAACTCCCCCTCAGCATCAACATCCTCGCCGGCCTCCGGTGTTGCGGGATCATAACCACAGTTAACACGAGCCTCTCGTGCCTTCGCCCGAACTCCTTCATAAGCGGCCTCAGAAATATTGACCGCTTCCCCACAAACTCTTGTATATGTCCCGCTGGGGTTCGGCATGAACCCAGAGTTCGTGCAAATGGTGAGGAACAGCGGCGGAGGTGGATTCAACTTGGGCCAATAATTTTTCCTTTTCGGCATCAAGAATTGCAACCTGATCTCCCAAAGTTAAAGTTTCTTGGTCAATGTAGCCAATACGCTCTTCAAACCTCGCCTCCCTGAGAGTTGTTGTCGCCCTCTCAAACTCTTTTTCAGATTGAAGAACACAGATAGCGTCCTCTAAAGCCGCCGCCTTGGCCGAAGCCGATGCCCAAGCACTCTCGACACTCTCCAACTCGGAGACCTTTCTCTCCAGCTCGGCTAATTTCCCCATCCACTCTTCGCTCAAAGCCTCGACTCTGGTGGCATTAAGGTCCAACTCGGACTGCAACGACCGCACCTTCGCCTGAAGATGCTCACACTCTGTGGCGACCCCTTTGACCAATGCAAGTTCTTCGTCCTTTACATGAAGTTGCTCCTCGAGCTCGCTATTCCTGCGAATAGCCTGCATCAGCTCCTGATCCATCTTCTCCAGTTCCTCACCAAAAGATCGATCACTGGCATTCGCCCTCAGCCGCTCGTGCATCTCACAGTACTTGTTGCGGTAGCGCTGGTATTTCTCCAACATCCTCAGAAAAATTTTGGCCCGGGTGTCGGCCCTGCGAACACTTTCAATCTCCACCATGTACGTCGAAAAGACGAAAAGAGTTGGTAAAGGCCATCAAAAATAAAAGGAAcgcaaaaagaaagaagaaagactTACCCTCAGGCCCATAGCAGCCACTCCGTGCATCAAATCGACGTCGTAAACGTCCCGAAAAGCCTCACACTCGGCGGTAGAGCACAAAGGTCAAACAGCGGTACCAAGTCCTCCGTGTCTCCCAGAAGGTTAATCTCCGACGTGATTTCAAGTATATGGGTCGGGCCTCCCGCATGAACCACTCTATGAGTAAGGCCTTCCTCGAACATCCTGATATCATCAGGATCAAGATCGGATTCAGATTCGTAGTCATCGACCATGGCACTTTTTCCCCTTTCTGCGGTCGAGGAAGAAACACGACCTGGTCTAGAAGATGAAGGCATGCCCAAAGTAGCAACAGCGGTCTCGGGATTCCGACCCCCCACCGCAATAGTCTGTTGGTCAATTATAACAGCGGGAGTCTTTGTCGACGGGTTGGTCACAGTAACCGGCTCTACCTCTACGGACGGGTTAGCATCGTCCCCCATCTCAGACTCCATCGAGGGGATGCCACCTTCTGAACATACCACTACTGAAGGAGCCGTTTCGGACTCCACTCGTCATCTCTTTGACGGTCCTTCTCTATCCTCAGCACGGGAAGATTCCCTCGTTGAGCAAGTAGTAGGGGTCGGGGCCCCAGATTGAGGAACAGTTTCTGTGCATACGGCTACGACCGCAGATTCAACTTGAGCAGCCCTTGTCGTAGGTCGGACATCAAACCTTGGTACGGGCCGAGTAGAATATGTCGGTTGACGAAATGCAAGCGGAGGAGCCCTAGCCCTTCGCACTCTCCCTAATGACGATAAAAGTCGTataagcaacaaagccaaattgCAAAGTGGAAAACAAAAATTGCGACAAGACTACTTACCAGTAAGGGGCTTACCTCCATATTTCTCATAGAAGGACGACCATTCGCGAACTCCCGCCGTATGAGGAAGAATGGCATTCACCCATTCACGGATATCGTCAACAGGCGTAGAGGGTAGTCTCGCGGCTGCAAAAGCAAAAACAATTCAATACAACCCAAAGAAGTACGGTCGACTATCATTCCGACAAATAACGAAAAGCACCACGACTAATCCCAGTCAAATCATCGACAGTGTATGACAAGTAAAGGTGGTATTTGAATAACACCGAAAAAGGCCGTCATGCGAAAGTACAATGGTCAAAGAACATAGTAAGACTCCAAGATCTATATATAGAAGGGAATTCTCGGGAAAAAGGGGGCGGGActttttcctttctattttttctcCTATAGTCTCTTCTGGTGAAAGATGTAAACTATTTCTTTTCTTCCCCGGATCAAGGATGAGATTGTAACATCAATAAATTAAGAGTGTTCTATTTTCCAATCATGATCCATTTATATACTTTTAGATCTGAAGTTAATTATGCTCGGTTAAGATTTACCCTTTTTCTCATCATTAATTGATTCAATCATAAGGTTCAACACTTTTTGGTCGAACATATAAAACTTAAACTCTATCTATAATATTCCCGACATCAAACATACACAGTGATAATCAAATATTCGTAGTCGTGGCGGAGTCACGTTATAGCAAGGGTGTTAACTAACACCCCTTTGTGGAAAAAATATAATGTGTAGATAGGTtcaaaaagaaattatatgcataTATACTATATGTTGACTCCCCTTGATTTTTCTTCtatgtttatatttatatatcTTGACATCTCTTAATGAAAATCCTGACTCCGCGTACAATACGTAGTTTAAAAAACAAGGACACAGCAGGCGTGGTGCGAGCACTGAGCATGCTGTGCTTCTTGGATTTGCATAAGCTGTTCTAAGACAAGGTAACAATTAGTCAAATAGGTCAGGTGAAATAGAAGTAAAGGATTAAGGATGTTATCCTTGCTGTTCCCAGCAATCTATTACTTGGTCCAACACCCATGTGAGAATTTAATAGAAAAGCAGAAAAAAACAAATTAGTCAATCACCCAAAAATTGGCTGTTCTACACCAATAAACATTGTCAAAACCAGATAAATTGCCACATATTACAGCCAAGTCTTAATTCTTATCCTACCAATTTCATTCACACGTGTACTGCTAAATGATGCAAATAAAATGGACTAATTTAATCGACACGCCGTACTCATTTGATTAATTTGAATTGCTATTATAATAAGACATGTATTTGCCAGATCCAAAGCCACCTGATGCCTAATGTATGCCAGCCTAGAAGCCATATACATTGGATTCCTACCAACAAAAGCGACAAATATCAACCTACTTTGGATTCCCATTTCCTGTCCCCAACTTCATTCCTTAAAAACAAAACGCAATTTCTTTGTTAAAGTCTACATTTTGTGTACTCTTTTGGGTTAACGAAGGCAAGTAATCAATAACGATTCAtgcaacaataataataattataattatGTTTCAATTTAAGCAAGGTGATGTTGACTTTATAAAGTTTCACTGTCCATAAATTTACTGTGCTAACCATCAACTTAAGgcaattctttattttttttaatccaTGCTTGAAATTGACAATATGAAAGCCTACAATGCTACATATACGGCGTTTGACgggaactttttttttttgaaagttttacCCAATAATACTCATACTAATGTCACTCATTCAAAAAGAGAATGTTAAAAAACAAGTCAGATTCAAGGGAGGTAGGTCAAAAATCATTACTACATTACCTTATCAATGTACTAAAATATTAACGCTCGTTGGGCACGAGAAATAAGGAATATAATTAATTtcgaatttaaaataaaataacctCACATTTAGTCGGAATAAAGTCATTAATTCCGGGAATAATTATATCAAAATTATATTGTTATTTTTATCTTTGTGTGAGGATGAAATGACAATCCGAAATAATTAATCCTAGAAAACCTGTTTCCCAATCCTAGTATACTTGATATATACTAGCACATGTAACTTTTTATTACTagtttcaaaaatattttgataaATTTACACAAGATACTCAATGTCACACATCCAAAACAGGAATGTTAAAATGAGTGAGATTCATAATGCAAGTTCAAAATCATTATATTACAATTCAATCAATAAATACATCCATAAAGGGGAAGAAAAAGGAACTCAAACGAAACAGTTGTCTTAGCACTGTACACTCAAGAAAGGTAATGTAATAAATAGACAGAAAAGAAAGCCAGCTAAAAACTGCTGTCAGTTAGTTAATTAGCAAAAATCAAACTGAAACCCGAAGCAACCCATTTGAGCGTTACGACCCGACCCGTTTCACCATAATTCTTGATCTTGCTGCCTCAATTCTTTCCGAAGCTTCTGAGAAAATGACCGACAAGCATCCATACTTAGATCCATGGCAGCTGCCAACGCCACAAAAGCCGCAGCATCCTCCGCACAGCTCACGTGCTGCACCCCTACTTCCACCTCCGGTTTGCTGCATTTTCCGTCACCTCCCACCGTCGACGACATCACAAACCCTCTGTACAGCAGATGCGCCCATGATCCGGACCCGGGTTGTGACCCGAAGTCCGACCCGGAACCTGACCCGGAACTTAGGTCGAAGCTGCTGTTGGGACTAGTCAACGGGGTCGCTCCGTTGACGATATCTATGCTGATTTTGCCACCCTTTTTTGTGCTGATTGTAGAATTGACTAATGTAATGGCGTCGGTGGCTCCGTCGGGAATGATCTCGAAGCGGTAGCCGAGCTCGCCGTTGCTTTCTCGCCACGCTTCGAGGCGGCCCCATGGCTTCCACGTGTTGTCACCGGGTCGGAGTATGAGCCAGGATCCGGGATTTGACTTGCTGACCCGATCCGAACCTTGTGATGGGACGAATGGAGTCACCATTGATGCTGCTGCTACGGGTGAACCCGATAGATCATGGACTGTAATTGACCATCCTTTTCGTTCTTTTACGGGTGTCTCTTTATCAGAACTAAAACAGCTTGTTGATGTGCTTGGTTCTGATAGTGACGATCTGTACATAATAACAAATTCATATTAGATACCCCTTTTCAATAACCAAAAAATATAAACCCATTCAACAATCGGTAAATATAATCAAGAAATATTAGTTATCCAGGCGGATTGATTGCTTATTTTAAGTTAATGCATATGAACTAATCAATCAAAAACGATAGAGTAAACTATTTAGTATTTTGATATTGTCAACGACTTAGTAAGGTAGCTAATTAGATAAAGACATGGTTTTTTATGAACTAAACTGAATACTAGAGAACCTTATGTACCCTAATTCAAGATCTAAAAGTTGGTCAAAACATGTTGCGTGCAATCAAACGATTATGACAAAATCCAATTATTTTTctaattgaaaagaaaaggatTAACTAAACAAACCTGGATCTTAAGTTCCGGTCACCGGAGTTTCTGAAACTGAACTTGCAAGTAAAAACCGGTTGCTTGTTTTTGCCATTGACTTGAAAAACTTGTGGACTACACTCAGGTTGTCCATCAAACTGAAAAACAAATCTTGGGTCAGGTTCAGCTCTCACGTTCAAATTCAATTCTGCAGTAGACGACGACCCACCAACAGAAACCCATCCATTCTTAATAACAACTCCTCTGTGCCCAATATTCTCCAAACTCTTCAAATCCAGTGGCACTAAAACACTGCCCAATAGCTTCCCACCGTTGAAACACCCAAAACCCATATTATCCCCATATATTTCAATCTTTAAACTACAGGGTTTTCCTCTACTATTGGATTTGTCAACGAGTTTCACAAGCTCTGACTTACTGAAGTTAAAACAAGCATGGATTCTGCTGTCCAAGATTGCATCTTTTTCTTGAATAAACGCTGGGATTGTTGTACTTTGCGTCAAGAAACCTTTAAGCTTGATTTTACAGTCAAAAGTCGCAGTAGGAGGTGGTTTTGATTCAGCCGAGAACTTTAAGGCTAAACTTCCGATCACAATACGCACAAAAGGACATGGATCCATTAGTCCTTTCGTATTTTGGTGTTAAtagagaaagaagaaagaatCACAAGATGGAAATTTTAGGGAAGAAAGTGGAATTGACggtaagcatatatatatatatatatatatatataaataataataataataataacattaATGGAGTAGTAGGAGTATTAACTAAGTGCATAGGCGTGCGTGCGGAATGAGCTGTGGGCACGTACGCATAGAAGGTGCGCCAGCAAGGAGCATCTCTGTTCTCTCTGTCAATTAATCAAGCATTTGGTGTGCCTAAAGGCTCTAAACTTGTCTTTTTTCCAAAGTGCTCTATTTCTTTTCCTAGATTTCTATTGGGTTGTGTCCTCTGGGGATTTTTTGATAAGGGCTTCTTTGCATTTTATGTCCCTATGTTATGGGTCTTTTTCATATTACACCCTAATCTTTACTTTTGTATAGT
Proteins encoded in this window:
- the LOC104213456 gene encoding uncharacterized protein, encoding MDPCPFVRIVIGSLALKFSAESKPPPTATFDCKIKLKGFLTQSTTIPAFIQEKDAILDSRIHACFNFSKSELVKLVDKSNSRGKPCSLKIEIYGDNMGFGCFNGGKLLGSVLVPLDLKSLENIGHRGVVIKNGWVSVGGSSSTAELNLNVRAEPDPRFVFQFDGQPECSPQVFQVNGKNKQPVFTCKFSFRNSGDRNLRSRSSLSEPSTSTSCFSSDKETPVKERKGWSITVHDLSGSPVAAASMVTPFVPSQGSDRVSKSNPGSWLILRPGDNTWKPWGRLEAWRESNGELGYRFEIIPDGATDAITLVNSTISTKKGGKISIDIVNGATPLTSPNSSFDLSSGSGSGSDFGSQPGSGSWAHLLYRGFVMSSTVGGDGKCSKPEVEVGVQHVSCAEDAAAFVALAAAMDLSMDACRSFSQKLRKELRQQDQELW